DNA from Globicephala melas chromosome 11, mGloMel1.2, whole genome shotgun sequence:
AAGAAAATTCATCAAAATACCAACTGTTTCTTTTGGGTGGTAAGATTTCaagtaatttcatttttggactAACTGACTGTTTTACAGAATgagcttccccccctcccccgtatgattaagaaaagaaaacctttttattttggacaataaaaataaaggaaataaaggtgTGGTTAgagttttggttttatgtttagcTATTTAAACcacttagagtttatttttgtatatatatgtccatactgGAAGTTTATACAGCAGATAAAGATAGATTTACACAAAATAGTCAATATATTAACAACCAGTGTGGTACAAGACTGCCCAATCAAATCAGTCTCTTGACtgtaaaccattaaaaaaaattttattggattatagttgatttacaatgttgtgttagtttcaggtgtacagcaaagtgattcaattatacatatacatatattcattctttttcagattcttttctcatacaggttatcacagaatattgagtagagttccctgtgctatacagttggtccttgttggttatctatcttatatatatatatatatatagtagtgtgtgtatgtaaatcCCAACAccctgatttatccctcctcgCCATGTTAccccttcagtaaccataagtttgttttcgatatctgtaagtctgtttctgttttttaaataagttcatttgtatcattttaaaaaattatatccacATATGAGTGGTAttataagatatttgtctttctctgtctgacttcacttagtatgatcatctctaggtccattcatgttgctgcaaatgacattattttgtcctcttttatggctgagtaatattccattgtatatatgtaccatatcttctttacccattcctctgttgatggacacttaggttgcttcctggctattgtaaatagtgctacaatgaacactggggtgcatgtatctttttaaattatggttttctccggatatatgctcaggagtgggattgctggatcatatagtagttctatttttagttttttaaggaacctccatactgttctccatagtggttttaccaatttacattcccaccaacagtgtagacggttcccttttctccacaccctctccagcatttattgtttgcagactttttgatgatgaccattctgacctgtgtgacgttatatcttattgtagtttttttttaatttttatttatttatttatttttggctgtgttgggtcttcatttctgttcgagggctttctctctagtagcggcaagcaggggccactcctcatcgcggtgcgcgggcctctcactgtcgtggcctctcttgttgcggagcacaagctccagacgcgcaggctcagtagttgtggctcacgggcccagttgctccgcggcatgtgggaccttcccagaccaaggctcgaacccatgtcccctgtattggcaggcagattatcaaccactgtgccaccaggaaagcccctcattgtagttttgatttgcatttctctgataactagtgatttgagcatcttttcatgttctttttggccatctgtattccttccttgaagaaatgtctgcccattttttgattgggttgtttgtttcttttgacatagaactgcatgagctgtttgtatattttggagattccaACTGTAAACCATTTGTGCAGATACTCCAGTGTGTACCAGTTGACTCTCAGCCCCAGTAGATCTGTATGTACCAACATGAAATGATCTCAAAGACACATTCCttggtgaaaaaaaatcaaattgcatAGCAGCATCTATACAAcgattttatttatgtaaaaagaaTCAAATGCTATATGTGTgttaaaaatatggagaaaaaagactgaaagaataTACTCCAAATTATCTCTGGGAAGGGGGTGGTTTCATTTGGGTAGAGTGGGGTGGTGATGGTtataaaatttactgtcttaTCCTGTATACTATCatattatctaaatattttaaggTGAGGATACATCCATGTGTAACTTGTAtaattagaaaactaaaatagaagGAGGCCTCAGGGAATAAGAATGTGTTTGTGTCTCCAGACCATCCAGAGAAGAGGTTGCTCTGATGTGTGGTTCCTGAATATCCATTCTCTGATTCTGTGCACCTTTATTGAGAGCATCAGGTTCAAAGTTTGATGCCGTTAAGATTGTCTAAGTAGTCCACTCTTTCTCCAGTTCTGTGCTTCCTAAGGAGTGTCCTGATGACAACAGTTTGGTTCCCATACAGTTTTTCTATACTGGAGAGAATATATTAACCAGCTGGACATTAAGCATATAAAATTTTCACTGTAAACTGGTGaagtgattttttgttttctacatcactCTCCTTGTGAATTTGATTAGTACACATCAGATTTTGAAGCATTTTTTGGCTTCAAGGGTGAGGGCCAGATCCTGGATCATGATGCTATAGTGAAATTACTGTCCAATGGGGGCTTCTTCCTTAAGGACCACCTCTGtcttatttttatgtaaacaAAACAGTgatatcttattttctttcattaagcAGAACTCTAGTTTTCAAACCTAGATCCTTCCCAGTTGTACCTAGGGGCTGAATGttttggagagaaagagaggtccAAAGAGACACCTATCAAGGTGAGTGAATAGGGAAGGATAGGTGAGATGGACCTAGCAAAAGTTACAGCCTGGATCACCTTTGAAATCTTGAAAGAGGAACTCTTCAATTATCACTGGTCTGCCAAGGTACTGATTATAGGCAACCTAAGGAAATATAATTACTTTTCACCCATTTTTGAGGACTAGAAACGGTAGGTGAGTGGTAATTTTCCCCCACTTAACTTACCCAAGATTAATATACTTATCCCTTTCACATTCTCCTGCTATTTATCACTCTGGATGATCCTAAATTACCTGGGTCAGTTTTTAGTATTTGAGTGTTTCAGAATCAATCAcaatagggaagtttatagattTACCAAAACCTGTCACTACTTAATCTCTTTCTCCCAATCACCTATTCTAATCTTTTCCCCAGGTCACTGTGATCTTCTTTCTCTATTAttgagaagagaataaaaaccAGGACTTCACAGTGCAGGTCCTCTCTTCTGCACGGAGGACATTTTCCTTTGTGAATGTTTTTTTCAGGCAAGAAAATCAAGCCTGATGGCACAGTGCTAAATGACTTGAAAGGACATGGAGGGTCAGAGAGCCTGGTCATCAGGGGTTCACATTAGGAGAAGTTGAAGATGCATGCTGAATAAGGACTAGAAGGGGAAATCCTGCAGGAATGACTGGGAGGACACCATATGCACACAGACCTTTCACAGGAGAACAGTGTTACTCTAAGGATAATCATCTTTGAGAAAGTACCTTGTAAGTATTCTGAATCTGAGAGACAGTTTCTTTTAAACTGGAACCTATTAGACACCCCCTTCATCGTGTTACAAAAAGCATGAGTTCCAGCCAGATTTCACTGCAAGTGAAACATCAGAGACTTAAAAGACAGAAGAAACCTTCCAAGTGTAGTGAATGTGGAAAGTTTTTTACTCAGAGATCATCTCTTACCCAGCATCAGAAGATTCACacgggagagaaaccctatgTTTGTACTGAATGTGGAACTTGTTTCCGGAAACAGTCAAATCTTACTCAACATCTGAGGATTCATACGggagagaaaccttataaatgtaatgaatgtgaGAAAGCCTTTCAAACAAAAGCAGTCCTTGTCCAGCATCTGAGAATTCAtactggggagaaaccctatAAATGCAATGAATGTGGCAAAGCCTTTTGTCAGAGTCCATCCCTTGTTAAACACctgagaattcatactggagagaagccctataAATGTAGCGAGTGTGGCAAAGCCTTCAGTCAGAGCATATGCCTTACTCGTCATCAGAGAAGTCATTCTGGAGATAGACCTTATAAGTGTAATgactgtgggaaagcctttaaTCAGAGTGCGTGCCTCAGGCAGCATCAGAGAATCCACTCAGGAGAGAAGCCCTACATATGTACCAAATGTGGTAAAGCCTTCATTCAGAACTCTTCCCTTGTTGAACATGAgagaactcacactggagagaaacttTTTAAGTGTAGTGAGTGTGAAAAAACCTTCCGCAAGCAAGCACACCTTAGTGAACATTAcagaattcacactggagagaaagcTTATGAATGTGCTAACTGTGGGAAATCCTTCAGGCACAGCTCAGCACTTGCTCGACATCAGAGGCTTCATGCTGGGGAATAAAACTCGGGATATAACTAGGGTGGAAAGACTTGTATCAATAtgaaacacttcttttttttttcctaaattcttaGGAGATTAGGACTCAAATCTTCGCCTGGGATGAATGTTTTGTATGTTGAGCACAAGGCAATGTGtcctaaaaattaagaaaatagactCAGAACTAGATAGTCTTAAGTTTGATGGCTTCTCTGCCACTTAATGGGTGTCTGACCTTaccgctctgagcctcagtttttcccaTCCTCCCCAAAGAATAATGAGGTTACTTACTAGGGTTGTCTTGAGAATAAAATGAATGGTATATAATAACTAACTGCCAGTAATTGGTTTTGAGTGATAGATGTTGCAAAAGTTTATAAATCTGGTTATTGAAAACAAAGGTCAATTTTTTGTTTAtcataatgtattttttcttaagaATATCCTTGTAATTGGGCTGTGATTTCATACTTAATCTACAggctatttaaaatataacatatagATTTAAATAGGAGAACACATTTAAGACCAGTTTCTCCTTGAAAAAATTCAGatttaatcagagaaaaaagaaatgattgggATTTGAGTGGACATTTTGGGTACTCTGAATAGTTTTATGTAGATTTTGATACCTTCTGTTGTTGGATCTAATTTCACTTCAAGCTCTGGACTTCTCGTTTCCATGAAAAGGGAAGCCTCACTAACACTAACTGAGTAAAAACTCGTGTTCAggacttttgtgtgtgttttgaggtggAGTGGGATGAGGAGAAGACACAGGAGAATAGAGAGGGGGCATAAGACAGAGAATATAAGCCTGTTGATGACGACGTGGCTTTATTTGTTTTGAAATCTAGGAGCACAACACTAAAGGGGAGCCTCTTAAGGGAAGAGGAGGGTAGGAGACGTTGGGTTCTTAGGCGCCAGCAGGTGGGGCCTACATGAGAATAGCGTCTTGGGGATAAGTGGGTGGGGATGCCTCACAACAAAGAATGGCTTCTTAGAGctcaaagaagcaaacaaatcaaaggatacttaaaaaaaaacatttatttttggctgtgttggctctttgtgacagtgtgtgggcttctcattgtgatggcttcttttgttgcagagcacgggctctaggctcgtgggcttcagtagttgtagcacatgggctcagtagttgtggctcacaggctctagagcacaggctcagtagttgtggcacacgggcttagttgctccacagcatgtgggatcttcccagaccagggctcgaacccgtgtcctctgcattggcaggtggattcttttctttctttctttcattttttggctgtattgggtctttgttgctgcacgcgagcttcctctagttgcggagagcaggggctgctcttcattgcagtgtgcggacttctcattgcggtggcttctcttattgtggagcatgggctctaggcgctctggcttcagtagttgcagcacacagggtcagtagttgtggctcgcgggctctagagcgcaggctcagtagttgtggtgcactggcttaggtagttgctccgcggcatgtggtatcttcccagaccagggcttgaacctgtgtcccctgcattggcaggtggattcttaaccact
Protein-coding regions in this window:
- the ZNF501 gene encoding zinc finger protein 501, whose product is MSSSQISLQVKHQRLKRQKKPSKCSECGKFFTQRSSLTQHQKIHTGEKPYVCTECGTCFRKQSNLTQHLRIHTGEKPYKCNECEKAFQTKAVLVQHLRIHTGEKPYKCNECGKAFCQSPSLVKHLRIHTGEKPYKCSECGKAFSQSICLTRHQRSHSGDRPYKCNDCGKAFNQSACLRQHQRIHSGEKPYICTKCGKAFIQNSSLVEHERTHTGEKLFKCSECEKTFRKQAHLSEHYRIHTGEKAYECANCGKSFRHSSALARHQRLHAGE